A window from Triticum aestivum cultivar Chinese Spring chromosome 6D, IWGSC CS RefSeq v2.1, whole genome shotgun sequence encodes these proteins:
- the LOC123141289 gene encoding uncharacterized protein, whose protein sequence is MLSMLLMTPATALFFLRAAGSEVKDDVEDRVRWWPLLWWAAVALFSVAMLAQLIGVVLQMYGFPEVSYLLRTAALLGMLLLVTFFCIRANVALWRMNPQEPAAVVVAVARLMCIE, encoded by the exons ATGCTCTCCATGCTTCTCATGACGCCAGCGACGGCACTCTTCTTCCTTCGCGCCGCCGGCAGCGAG GTCAAGGATGATGTGGAAGATCGCGTTCGTTGGTGGCCGCTACTCTGGTGGGCGGCTGTAGCGTTGTTCAGTGTGGCGATGTTGGCGCAACTCATCGGGGTCGTTCTTCAAATGTATGGATTTCCAGAGGTTTCTTACCTTCTCCGCACCGCGGCTCTGTTGGGCATGCTCCTACTCGTCACCTTCTTCTGCATCCGTGCTAATGTGGCGCTGTGGAGGATGAATCCACAAGAGCCGGCTGCAGTTGTTGTCGCAGTAGCTAGATTGATGTGTATAGAGTAG